A window from Dromaius novaehollandiae isolate bDroNov1 chromosome 1, bDroNov1.hap1, whole genome shotgun sequence encodes these proteins:
- the ART4 gene encoding ecto-ADP-ribosyltransferase 4 isoform X3 has protein sequence MFFTVSWVDSRMSAHLLAGLLLLIFSLQRLAMSQHMMDMALHSYDDQYLGCREQMMEELERGDYFQKEIAANKNYLSLWKKAQEALLKSPVGLLRDMHESHAIVLMAYTMNSSLHSQLNWATSIAGSSPEHYSFKKQEQWFHCPCLCHSS, from the exons ATGTTCTTTACAGTGTCTTGGGTGGACTCAAGGATGTCAGCACATCTGCTGGCCGGCCTCCTGTTGCTGATCTTCTCCTTGCAAAGGCTG GCTATGTCCCAACACATGATGGATATGGCTCTGCATTCCTACGATGACCAGTATCTGGGGTGCAGAGAGCAGATGATGGAAGAACTGGAGCGAGGAGActatttccaaaaggaaataGCTGCTAACAAGAACTATTTGAGCCTCTGGAAGAAGGCTCAGGAGGCTTTGTTAAAGAGCCCAGTAGGTCTTCTGAGGGACATGCATGAGAGCCATGCCATAGTCCTCATGGCTTACACCATGAACTCCTCCCTGCACTCCCAGCTGAACTGGGCCACATCTATTGCTGGAAGCTCTCCAGAACACTACAG CTTCAAGAAGCAAGAACAGTGGTTtcactgcccctgcctctgccattCTTCCTAG
- the ART4 gene encoding ecto-ADP-ribosyltransferase 4 isoform X1, protein MFFTVSWVDSRMSAHLLAGLLLLIFSLQRLAMSQHMMDMALHSYDDQYLGCREQMMEELERGDYFQKEIAANKNYLSLWKKAQEALLKSPVGLLRDMHESHAIVLMAYTMNSSLHSQLNWATSIAGSSPEHYRYNFSFKYFHFYLTTAIQIMKQWQSSKERMGKHKCYRVHRGVKDLYIKAMVGSKVRFGRFTSTSRLWKEAQKFGNETLFTVITCLGAPVQGFSHYMSEKEVLIPPYEIFLVKNFSQTQQGNRLHLHSVGNYSKYHCQLLEASRSKNSGFTAPASAILPSIIGVFLCLARQ, encoded by the exons ATGTTCTTTACAGTGTCTTGGGTGGACTCAAGGATGTCAGCACATCTGCTGGCCGGCCTCCTGTTGCTGATCTTCTCCTTGCAAAGGCTG GCTATGTCCCAACACATGATGGATATGGCTCTGCATTCCTACGATGACCAGTATCTGGGGTGCAGAGAGCAGATGATGGAAGAACTGGAGCGAGGAGActatttccaaaaggaaataGCTGCTAACAAGAACTATTTGAGCCTCTGGAAGAAGGCTCAGGAGGCTTTGTTAAAGAGCCCAGTAGGTCTTCTGAGGGACATGCATGAGAGCCATGCCATAGTCCTCATGGCTTACACCATGAACTCCTCCCTGCACTCCCAGCTGAACTGGGCCACATCTATTGCTGGAAGCTCTCCAGAACACTACAGGTACAACTtcagtttcaaatattttcacTTCTACCTAACGACTGCCATCCAGATAATGAAGCAATGGcagagcagcaaggagaggaTGGGGAAACATAAGTGCTACCGGGTACACAGGGGTGTAAAAGACTTATATATCAAGGCCATGGTAGGCAGCAAAGTGAGATTTGGCCGTTTCACCTCCACCTCTCGCCTCTGGAAAGAAGCACAGAAGTTTGGGAATGAAACTTTGTTCACTGTGATAACTTGCCTGGGAGCACCTGTGCAAGGCTTTTCTCACTACATGTCTGAGAAGGAAGTCCTCATTCCCCCTTACGAGATATTCCTTGTCAAAAACTTCTCTCAGACACAGCAGGGTAACCGGCTGCATCTGCATTCTGTGGGGAACTACAGCAAGTACCACTGCCAGCTCTTGGAAG CTTCAAGAAGCAAGAACAGTGGTTtcactgcccctgcctctgccattCTTCCTAGCATCATTGGAGTTTTCTTGTGCTTGGCCAGGCAGTGA
- the ART4 gene encoding ecto-ADP-ribosyltransferase 4 isoform X2, with translation MSQHMMDMALHSYDDQYLGCREQMMEELERGDYFQKEIAANKNYLSLWKKAQEALLKSPVGLLRDMHESHAIVLMAYTMNSSLHSQLNWATSIAGSSPEHYRYNFSFKYFHFYLTTAIQIMKQWQSSKERMGKHKCYRVHRGVKDLYIKAMVGSKVRFGRFTSTSRLWKEAQKFGNETLFTVITCLGAPVQGFSHYMSEKEVLIPPYEIFLVKNFSQTQQGNRLHLHSVGNYSKYHCQLLEASRSKNSGFTAPASAILPSIIGVFLCLARQ, from the exons ATGTCCCAACACATGATGGATATGGCTCTGCATTCCTACGATGACCAGTATCTGGGGTGCAGAGAGCAGATGATGGAAGAACTGGAGCGAGGAGActatttccaaaaggaaataGCTGCTAACAAGAACTATTTGAGCCTCTGGAAGAAGGCTCAGGAGGCTTTGTTAAAGAGCCCAGTAGGTCTTCTGAGGGACATGCATGAGAGCCATGCCATAGTCCTCATGGCTTACACCATGAACTCCTCCCTGCACTCCCAGCTGAACTGGGCCACATCTATTGCTGGAAGCTCTCCAGAACACTACAGGTACAACTtcagtttcaaatattttcacTTCTACCTAACGACTGCCATCCAGATAATGAAGCAATGGcagagcagcaaggagaggaTGGGGAAACATAAGTGCTACCGGGTACACAGGGGTGTAAAAGACTTATATATCAAGGCCATGGTAGGCAGCAAAGTGAGATTTGGCCGTTTCACCTCCACCTCTCGCCTCTGGAAAGAAGCACAGAAGTTTGGGAATGAAACTTTGTTCACTGTGATAACTTGCCTGGGAGCACCTGTGCAAGGCTTTTCTCACTACATGTCTGAGAAGGAAGTCCTCATTCCCCCTTACGAGATATTCCTTGTCAAAAACTTCTCTCAGACACAGCAGGGTAACCGGCTGCATCTGCATTCTGTGGGGAACTACAGCAAGTACCACTGCCAGCTCTTGGAAG CTTCAAGAAGCAAGAACAGTGGTTtcactgcccctgcctctgccattCTTCCTAGCATCATTGGAGTTTTCTTGTGCTTGGCCAGGCAGTGA
- the SMCO3 gene encoding single-pass membrane and coiled-coil domain-containing protein 3: MALSDLLYPDNPKRRQELIHLHRELLDYMSTNFHATNELAGVLNEYLGCTIPHIKMRESSTVKENCDIIIQAMSKIQCQVQKIDSDMKEKLEPVLYQKLYDIKEPELEKIAIAHKVFSVVLGEATSTAGMVAIKLIGSDLITLTVGKLVSLLAQIGASVLGGISIVILGLGIEMILHAILGAVERNQLLAAVRSYEEHLAQFKAASEKYQRAIYEVTSLVRHQAQ; encoded by the coding sequence ATGGCGCTGAGCGACCTCCTTTACCCAGATAACCCCAAGAGACGTCAAGAATTGATCCACCTGCATCGGGAATTGCTTGACTACATGTCCACAAATTTCCATGCAACAAATGAGTTGGCTGGAGTGCTGAATGAATACCTGGGGTGTACGATTCCCCATATTAAGATGAGAGAGAGCAGTACTGTCAAGGAAAACTGTGACATTATCATTCAAGCAATGAGTAAGATTCAGTGTCAAGTACAGAAGATTGATAGTGACATGAAGGAAAAGCTAGAGCCTGTGCTGTACCAGAAGTTGTATGATATCAAAGAGCCTGAGCTGGAGAAAATTGCGATAGCCCATAAAGTCTTTTCTGTTGTTCTTGGAGAAGCGACTTCGACGGCTGGGATGGTAGCTATCAAACTAATTGGCTCTGATCTTATAACTCTTACTGTTGGCAAACTTGTCAGTCTCCTTGCACAGATTGGGGCATCTGTTCTTGGGGGAATCAGCATTGTCATTCTCGGGCTTGGCATTGAAATGATCCTCCACGCCATTCTGGGAGCCGTGGAGAGGAATCAGCTTCTGGCAGCTGTGAGAAGCTATGAGGAGCACCTGGCCCAGTTTAAAGCAGCCTCAGAAAAATACCAGCGCGCCATCTACGAGGTGACTTCCCTGGTGAGACATCAGGCTCAATGA
- the WBP11 gene encoding WW domain-binding protein 11: MGRRSTSSTKSGKFMNPTDQARKEARKRELKKNKKQRMMVRAAVLKMKDPKQIIRDMEKLDEMEFNPVQQPQLNEKVLKDKRKKLRETFERILRLYEKENPDIYKELRKLEVEYEQKRSQLSQYFDAVKNAQHVEVESIPLPDMPHAPSNILIQDIPLPGAQPPSILKKTSAYGPPVRSISVLPPPGLGVPRLPPGRKPPGPPPGPPPPQVLQMYGRKVGFTLEMAPRRREEDISYSSEAGQRGHDDDISSTSEDEGYPEDMDQDKHDESSDDSDSDRSDADSEAEDFLHRDNDKEREGGEEKKSGHSVRFADMPGKSRKKKKNMKELTPLQAMMLRMAGQEIPEEGREVEEYSEEEEEEEEDSESEETAQQQQHQQQHSEEALAETGSSTATSQAQQQQPPPQPVPPTQIQAPPMPGPPPLGPPPAPPLRPPGPPTGLPPGPPPGAPPFLRPPGLPGLRGPLPRLLPPGPPPGRPPGPPPGPPPGLPPGPPPRGPPPRLPPPAPPGIPPPRPGMLRPPLVPPLGPAPPGLFPPAPIPNPGVLSAPPSLIQRPKADDTSAATIEKKATATISAKPQITNPKAEITRFVPTALRVRRENKGASAASQRKPDDEPTLPLTKAAPKAGSSAPISVQTKDDVYEAFMKEMEGLL, encoded by the exons ATGGGGCGGAGATCTACATCATCCACCAAGAGTGGGAAGTTCATGAATCCCACGGATCAGGCCC gTAAGGAAGCTCGGAAAAGGGAGCTAAAGAAG AACAAAAAGCAACGGATGATGGTACGAGCAGCTGTACTAAAGATGAAAGATCCAAAGCAGATTATCCGGGACATGGAAAAATTGGATGAGATGG AGTTTAACCCCGTACAGCAGCCACAACTTAATGAAAAAGTACTAAAGGATAAACGCAAAAAACTGCGTGAGACTTTTGAGCGTATCTTGCGGCTCTATGAGAAGGAGAATCCTGACATCTATAAAGAGCTGCGCAAGTTGGAAGTGGAGTATGAGCAGAAGAGATCACAACTCAGCCAGTATTTTGATGCTGTCAAG AATGCTCAGCATGTTGAAGTGGAAAGTATCCCCTTACCAGATATGCCTCATGCACCCTCCAACATCCTTATACAGGACATTCCCCTTCCTGGGGCCCAACCACCTTCTATACTTAAGAAGACATCAGCCTATGg accaCCGGTTCGGTCCATTTCTGTACTTCCACCTCCCGGGCTTGGTGTTCCACGTTTACCTCCAGGCAGGAAGCCCCCTGGACCtcctccagggccacccccaCCTCAAGTCCTACAAATGTATGGGCGTAAGGTGGGCTTCACCTTGGAGATGGCTCCTCGAAGGCGCGAAGAAGATATTTCTTACAGTTCTGAAGCAG GACAGCGAGGGCATGATGATGATATCTCCAGTACCAGCGAAGATGAAGGCTATCCTGAGGATATGGATCAAGACAAGCACGATGAGAGCAGTGATGACAGTGACAGTGATAGGTCAGATGCAGACAGTGAAGCTGAGGATTTCCTGCATCGTGATAATGACAAAGAGCGGGAAGGTGGCGAAGAGAAGAAATCAG GTCATAGTGTACGGTTTGCAGACATGCCTGGGAAATCacgaaaaaagaaaaagaatatgaaagaaCTGACTCCGCTCCAGGCCATGATGTTGCGAATGGCAG GTCAGGAAATtccagaggaagggagagaagtgGAGGAATATtcagaagaagaagaggaggaggaagaggactcaGAGTCTGAAGAGACAGCACAACAACAACAGCATCAGCAACAACACAGTGAGGAAGCTCTTGCAGAGACTGGGTCATCTACTGCAACCTCCCAGGCACAACAGCAGCAACCTCCTCCACAACCTGTTCCTCCAACTCAGATACAGGCACCTCCTATGCCTGGGCCACCTCCTCTAGGACCACCTCCAGCCCCTCCGCTGAGGCCCCCAGGCCCACCCACTGGCCTTCCTCCTGGCCCTCCACCAG GAGCTCCTCCGTTCCTGAGACCTCCTGGGTTACCAGGACTGCGTGGACCTTTACCACGACTTCTACCACCAGGCCCTCCGCCAGGGCGACCACCTGGCCCTCCCCCTGGTCCCCCACCAGGTCTGCCCCCAGGTCCTCCTCCACGTGGGCCCCCTCCTcgtctgccacctcctgccccaccag GTATCCCTCCTCCTCGCCCAGGCATGTTACGGCCACCTTTGGTGCCTCCATTAGGACCTGCCCCACCTGGGCTTTTCCCACCAGCTCCCATTCCAAATCCTGGGGTGCTGAGTGCCCCACCCAGCTTGATTCAGCGTCCCAAGGCGGATGACACCAGTGCAGCCACCATTGAGAAGAAAGCTACAGCCACTATTAGTGCCAAGCCGCAGATCACTAACCCCAAGGCAGAGATCACTCGCTTTGTGCCCACTGCCTTGCGAGTGCGCCGGGAGAATAAAGGGGCTTCGGCTGCCTCCCAGAGAAAACCAGATGATGAGCCTACTCTCCCATTAACCAAAGCAGCCCCTAAGGCTGGATCATCTGCCCCTATCTCTGTACAGACAAAGGATGATGTGTATGAAGCCTTCATGAAGGAAATGGAAGGTCTCCTGTGA